Proteins from a genomic interval of Salmo trutta chromosome 39, fSalTru1.1, whole genome shotgun sequence:
- the LOC115179770 gene encoding secretory phospholipase A2 receptor isoform X10 gives MLPLLPRRDLGAVTLRLPKLSESSSGEKQPRNCCLFIPQLVVEMRIYLSRCTESLGVLLLICAIVFVNNCDCVTEDDVVLEKKDLSELYNKGMFILESTQLKRCISSNLVLESCERPTRHMLWKWVSRHRLFNLGSSLCLGLNISDSTQPLDTFECDSPLRTLWWRCNGNTLYGASQLKLSVAGRLVVVKRSSYHQWRRYSTPGEGPCAYPYEEIHTLLGNAHGMPCALPFKYNNKWYSECTAEGREDHHRWCATTSRYDQDEKWGFCPSQELGCDTFWDSNQESRACYQFNLYTILTWSQAYSSCLAQGGSLLSITDLTEQMYIRERLADVGVMVWIGLNHLSERTGWQWSDGAPLALVNFTSGLSSSPLQDNRQCGVYNSASGGHQWQSLSCESALPYICKKTPNDTRRAEPLDNWLHYRTVCSEGWLAHNRYCYKALAEAEAGSWEDSSAACNSVGANLTSLHSLSEVELLLGLLANVSGSGSEVWIGLIKKLSSSAVEWSDGSPVDLTLWHGHHPKHSNSQLCAKTDVKEGNWLLAPCDEKLPAVCRRAGLLPLHPTGTWDEGCPEDWMRKGHSCYMVTSHEQSYEDAVKGYYCKAPLVTVENRFEQAFLNSLVNEMGTNGRVYYWTALQDQGNHGEYSWLGGHNGSTLPLLYTNWNRHQPVSAGGCVAMTGGQALGHWEVKDCKSQKALSVCKQSISGYQEVLFPTVHIDAYAPCPPGWESHSGLLHCYKAFHSEKVLMKRSWEDADFFCQALGAQLASFHHYKEQVFVKGLLHSMFDGTEGRWFWVGLNKRDPQSAGAWEWSDGTPAVSSFIEDKNEEDDRHSCAVYSDLTNTLLPQPCDTKHEWICKVPRGMELNKPYWYNDQNEPWVFYRGAEYLLAKQPFPWEDVNLACMMMGAHLLSVHSKEELRFIRERMGKLSLGSTDWWIGLSTDLVREEFSWSDESAVDYQNWAEGSSHDAPVKQKQCVTMSSISGQWSVGECGSLHAHVCKRRTVSVVETPREPHYLGGCPERWLYFGHKCFLLHLPNSSEEGKSWRDSQSICSSFQGTLVAIEDEIEQAYITMLLQGRTVGVWIGLRDEDTMKWTNGKPVSYTNWSPVEPKNPLTDEWLSGPLGGDDPLCTVLSNSHNFHLTGKWFDEKCTESGYGFVCQKPQDAAKPPSHSYLHPLPDNIEYKNRRYRVVRGNMSCMGVVFLNRRAGWEEF, from the exons ATGCTTCCTTTACTACCCCGCAGAGACCTTGGGGCCGTGACGTTGCGATTACCCAAACTTTCAGAAAGTTCTTCAGGAGAAAAACAACCACGGAACTGTTGCCTTTTTATCCCGCAACTTGTCGTCGAAATGAGAATATATTTATCACGCTGTACAGAATCTTTAGGAGTGCTCTTGTTAATCTGTGCAATAGTGTTTGTGAACAACTGCGACTGTGTGACTGAAGACGATGTGGTGTTGGAGAAAAAAGATCTTTCCGAACTCTACA ACAAGGGTATGTTCATCTTGGAGAGTACCCAGTTGAAGCGCTGCATCTCCTCtaacctggtcctggagagctgtGAGAGGCCCACCCGCCATATGCTGTGGAAGTGGGTGTCTCGCCACCGTCTCTTCAATCTGGGTAGCAGCCTCTGTCTGGGCCTGAACATCAGCGACTCCACCCAGCCCCTGGACACCTTCGAGTGTGACTCACCCCTCCGGACCCTGTGGTGGAGGTGCAATGGGAACACGTTGTACGGGGCGTCCCAGCTGAAGCTGTCCGTGGCTGGACGCCTGGTGGTGGTCAAGAGGTCCAGTTATCATCAGTGGAGGAGGTATTCAACACCGGGGGAGGGGCCATGTGCCTATCCTTATGAGG AGATCCACACGCTGTTGGGTAATGCCCACGGCATGCCTTGTGCCCTGCCGTTCAAATACAACAACAAGTGGTACTCGGAGTGCACGGCAGAGGGGCGCGAGGACCACCATCGCTGGTGTGCCACCACCAGTCGATACGACCAGGATGAGAAATGGGGCTTCTGTCCCAGTCAAG AGTTGGGCTGCGATACGTTCTGGGACTCGAACCAGGAGAGCCGTGCGTGTTACCAGTTCAACCTGTACACCATCCTGACGTGGAGCCAGGCCTACTCCTCCTGCCTGGCCCAGGGAGGAAGTCTACTCAGCATCACTGACCTCACTGAACAGATGTACATCAGAG AGCGGTTGGCTGACGTGGGGGTGATGGTGTGGATCGGACTGAACCACCTGAGTGAGAGAACAGGGTGGCAGTGGTCTGATGGAGCTCCTCTAGCCTTGGTCAACTTCACCTCAG GCCTATCATCCAGCCCTCTGCAGGACAacaggcagtgtggagtgtataACTCAGCCTCGGGGGGGCACCAGTGGCAGAGTCTGTCCTGTGAGTCTGCTCTACCCTACATCTGTAAGAAGACCCCCAATGACACCAGGAGAGCTGAGCCTCTAG ATAACTGGCTGCACTACCGCACGGTGTGTTCTGAGGGCTGGCTGGCCCACAACCGTTACTGCTACAAAGCCCTGGCTGAGGCTGAGGCAGGGAGCTGGGAGGACTCCTCCGCTGCCTGTAACTCCGTAGGGGCCAACCTCACCAGCCTACACTCTCTATCTGAGGTAGAGCTGCTGCTGGGCCTGCTGGCTAACG tCTCAGGGTCTGGCTCAGAGGTGTGGATCGGCCTGATAAAGAAGCTATCGTCTTCAGCTGTAGAGTGGTCTGACGGCTCCCCAGTCGACCTCACTCTCTGGCACGGGCACCATCCTAAACATAGCAACAGTCAGCTCTGTGCCAAGACGGACGTAAAG GAAGGGAACTGGCTGTTGGCACCATGCGATGAGAAGCTCCCTGCAGTGTGTAGGAGAGCAGGACTACTACCCCTACACCCCACTGGAACATGGGACGAGGGCTGTCCTgag GATTGGATGCGGAAGGGCCACTCTTGCTACATGGTGACGAGCCATGAGCAGAGCTATGAAGACGCTGTCAAGGGTTACTACTGCAAGGCTCCTCTGGTCACAGTGGAAAACAG GTTTGAGCAGGCCTTTCTGAACAGCTTGGTAAATGAGATGGGAACCAACggtagggtatattactggacGGCCCTACAGGACCAGGGTAACCATGGAGAGTACAGCTGGCTGGGGGGACACAACGGATCCACCCTACCTCTGCTCTATACAAACTGGAACAGGCATCAGCCAG tCAGTGCAGGTGGCTGTGTGGCTATGACAGGCGGCCAGGCCTTGGGTCACTGGGAAGTGAAGGACTGCAAATCCCAGAAGGCCTTGTCAGTGTGTAAACAGAGCATCAGTGGTTACCAGGAGGTCCTGTTCCCCACAGTCCATATTGACGCTTACGCCCCCTGTCCTCCAGGCTGGGAATCACACTCCGGCCTGCTCCACTGTTACAAG GCGTTCCACAGTGAGAAGGTCCTGATGAAGCGGTCGTGGGAAGACGCTGACTTCTTCTGCCAGGCTCTAGGAGCTCAGCTGGCCAGCTTCCACCACTACAAGGAGCAGGTCTTTGTCAAAGGACTCCTCCACTCCATGTTTGATGG AACAGAGGGTCGTTGGTTCTGGGTGGGCTTGAATAAGAGAGACCCCCAGTCAGCAGGAGCCTGGGAGTGGTCTGACGGGACCCCCGCGGTGTCCTCCTTCATAGAGGATAAGAACGAGGAGGATGACAGACATAGCTGTGCTGTGTACAGCGACCTGACCAACACCCTCCTGCCACAGCCCTGCGACACCAAGCACGAGTGGATCTGCAAGGTTCCCAGAG GTATGGAGCTGAACAAACCATACTGGTATAATGACC AGAACGAGCCCTGGGTGTTCTACAGAGGAGCAGAGTATCTGCTGGCCAAGCAGCCTTTTCCCTGGGAGGATGTTAACCTGGCCTGTATGATGATGGGCGCCCACTTGCTGTCTGTCCACTCTAAAGAGGAGCTCCGATTCATCAGAGAGCGCATGGGGAag CTCTCATTGGGGTCGACTGACTGGTGGATAGGGCTGTCCACGGACCTCGTGAGGGAAGAGTTCAG ttggaGTGATGAGTCCGCTGTGGATTATCAGAATTGGGCAGAAGGAAGCTCCCATGATGCCCCAGTGAAACAGAAACAGTGTGTGACCATGTCCTCTATCTCAG GTCAGTGGTCGGTGGGTGAGTGTGGCAGTCTCCATGCTCACGTATGTAAGCGCCGGACCGTGTCCGTGGTGGAGACTCCCAGAGAGCCTCACTACCTCGGAGGCTGTCCAGAGAGATGGCTCTACTTCGGACACAAG TGTTTCCTGCTGCACCTTCCCAACAGTTCTGAGGAGGGGAAGAGCTGGAGAGATTCCCAGTCTATCTGCTCCTCTTTCCAAGGCACGCTGGTCGCCATCGAAGACGAGATCGAGCAAGCGTACATCACCATGCTGCTCCAGGGCAGGACAGTGGGCGTTTGGATTGGTCTACGGGATGAGGACACCATGAAATGGACCAATGGGAAACCTGTCAGCTACACCAACTGGTCTCCTGTAGAACCCAAGAACCCTCTGACG GACGAGTGGCTGAGCGGGCCCCTGGGCGGGGACGATCCTCTGTGCACGGTGCTCTCCAACAGCCACAACTTCCACCTGACAGGGAAGTGGTTTGACGAGAAGTGCACAGAAAGTGGATATGGCTTTGTCTGTCAGAAACCCCAAG ACGCAGCTAAACCCCCATCCCACTCCTACCTCCACCCTCTCCCTGACAATATTGAGTACAAGAACCGCAGATACAGGGTTGTCCGTGGCAACATGAGCTG TATGGGAGTAGTTTTTCTCAACCGCCGGGCCGGCTGGGAGGAATTCTGA
- the LOC115179770 gene encoding secretory phospholipase A2 receptor isoform X4 has protein sequence MLPLLPRRDLGAVTLRLPKLSESSSGEKQPRNCCLFIPQLVVEMRIYLSRCTESLGVLLLICAIVFVNNCDCVTEDDVVLEKKDLSELYNKGMFILESTQLKRCISSNLVLESCERPTRHMLWKWVSRHRLFNLGSSLCLGLNISDSTQPLDTFECDSPLRTLWWRCNGNTLYGASQLKLSVAGRLVVVKRSSYHQWRRYSTPGEGPCAYPYEEIHTLLGNAHGMPCALPFKYNNKWYSECTAEGREDHHRWCATTSRYDQDEKWGFCPSQELGCDTFWDSNQESRACYQFNLYTILTWSQAYSSCLAQGGSLLSITDLTEQMYIRERLADVGVMVWIGLNHLSERTGWQWSDGAPLALVNFTSGLSSSPLQDNRQCGVYNSASGGHQWQSLSCESALPYICKKTPNDTRRAEPLDNWLHYRTVCSEGWLAHNRYCYKALAEAEAGSWEDSSAACNSVGANLTSLHSLSEVELLLGLLANVSGSGSEVWIGLIKKLSSSAVEWSDGSPVDLTLWHGHHPKHSNSQLCAKTDVKEGNWLLAPCDEKLPAVCRRAGLLPLHPTGTWDEGCPEDWMRKGHSCYMVTSHEQSYEDAVKGYYCKAPLVTVENRFEQAFLNSLVNEMGTNGRVYYWTALQDQGNHGEYSWLGGHNGSTLPLLYTNWNRHQPVSAGGCVAMTGGQALGHWEVKDCKSQKALSVCKQSISGYQEVLFPTVHIDAYAPCPPGWESHSGLLHCYKAFHSEKVLMKRSWEDADFFCQALGAQLASFHHYKEQVFVKGLLHSMFDGTEGRWFWVGLNKRDPQSAGAWEWSDGTPAVSSFIEDKNEEDDRHSCAVYSDLTNTLLPQPCDTKHEWICKVPRGMELNKPYWYNDQNEPWVFYRGAEYLLAKQPFPWEDVNLACMMMGAHLLSVHSKEELRFIRERMGKLSLGSTDWWIGLSTDLVREEFSWSDESAVDYQNWAEGSSHDAPVKQKQCVTMSSISGQWSVGECGSLHAHVCKRRTVSVVETPREPHYLGGCPERWLYFGHKCFLLHLPNSSEEGKSWRDSQSICSSFQGTLVAIEDEIEQAYITMLLQGRTVGVWIGLRDEDTMKWTNGKPVSYTNWSPVEPKNPLTDEWLSGPLGGDDPLCTVLSNSHNFHLTGKWFDEKCTESGYGFVCQKPQDAAKPPSHSYLHPLPDNIEYKNRRYRVVRGNMSWYEALHMCLESESELVSVTDPFHQAFLTVLVNRLAFPHWIGLYSQDSMSFFQSMGISSWRLFTACSHHIITKCI, from the exons ATGCTTCCTTTACTACCCCGCAGAGACCTTGGGGCCGTGACGTTGCGATTACCCAAACTTTCAGAAAGTTCTTCAGGAGAAAAACAACCACGGAACTGTTGCCTTTTTATCCCGCAACTTGTCGTCGAAATGAGAATATATTTATCACGCTGTACAGAATCTTTAGGAGTGCTCTTGTTAATCTGTGCAATAGTGTTTGTGAACAACTGCGACTGTGTGACTGAAGACGATGTGGTGTTGGAGAAAAAAGATCTTTCCGAACTCTACA ACAAGGGTATGTTCATCTTGGAGAGTACCCAGTTGAAGCGCTGCATCTCCTCtaacctggtcctggagagctgtGAGAGGCCCACCCGCCATATGCTGTGGAAGTGGGTGTCTCGCCACCGTCTCTTCAATCTGGGTAGCAGCCTCTGTCTGGGCCTGAACATCAGCGACTCCACCCAGCCCCTGGACACCTTCGAGTGTGACTCACCCCTCCGGACCCTGTGGTGGAGGTGCAATGGGAACACGTTGTACGGGGCGTCCCAGCTGAAGCTGTCCGTGGCTGGACGCCTGGTGGTGGTCAAGAGGTCCAGTTATCATCAGTGGAGGAGGTATTCAACACCGGGGGAGGGGCCATGTGCCTATCCTTATGAGG AGATCCACACGCTGTTGGGTAATGCCCACGGCATGCCTTGTGCCCTGCCGTTCAAATACAACAACAAGTGGTACTCGGAGTGCACGGCAGAGGGGCGCGAGGACCACCATCGCTGGTGTGCCACCACCAGTCGATACGACCAGGATGAGAAATGGGGCTTCTGTCCCAGTCAAG AGTTGGGCTGCGATACGTTCTGGGACTCGAACCAGGAGAGCCGTGCGTGTTACCAGTTCAACCTGTACACCATCCTGACGTGGAGCCAGGCCTACTCCTCCTGCCTGGCCCAGGGAGGAAGTCTACTCAGCATCACTGACCTCACTGAACAGATGTACATCAGAG AGCGGTTGGCTGACGTGGGGGTGATGGTGTGGATCGGACTGAACCACCTGAGTGAGAGAACAGGGTGGCAGTGGTCTGATGGAGCTCCTCTAGCCTTGGTCAACTTCACCTCAG GCCTATCATCCAGCCCTCTGCAGGACAacaggcagtgtggagtgtataACTCAGCCTCGGGGGGGCACCAGTGGCAGAGTCTGTCCTGTGAGTCTGCTCTACCCTACATCTGTAAGAAGACCCCCAATGACACCAGGAGAGCTGAGCCTCTAG ATAACTGGCTGCACTACCGCACGGTGTGTTCTGAGGGCTGGCTGGCCCACAACCGTTACTGCTACAAAGCCCTGGCTGAGGCTGAGGCAGGGAGCTGGGAGGACTCCTCCGCTGCCTGTAACTCCGTAGGGGCCAACCTCACCAGCCTACACTCTCTATCTGAGGTAGAGCTGCTGCTGGGCCTGCTGGCTAACG tCTCAGGGTCTGGCTCAGAGGTGTGGATCGGCCTGATAAAGAAGCTATCGTCTTCAGCTGTAGAGTGGTCTGACGGCTCCCCAGTCGACCTCACTCTCTGGCACGGGCACCATCCTAAACATAGCAACAGTCAGCTCTGTGCCAAGACGGACGTAAAG GAAGGGAACTGGCTGTTGGCACCATGCGATGAGAAGCTCCCTGCAGTGTGTAGGAGAGCAGGACTACTACCCCTACACCCCACTGGAACATGGGACGAGGGCTGTCCTgag GATTGGATGCGGAAGGGCCACTCTTGCTACATGGTGACGAGCCATGAGCAGAGCTATGAAGACGCTGTCAAGGGTTACTACTGCAAGGCTCCTCTGGTCACAGTGGAAAACAG GTTTGAGCAGGCCTTTCTGAACAGCTTGGTAAATGAGATGGGAACCAACggtagggtatattactggacGGCCCTACAGGACCAGGGTAACCATGGAGAGTACAGCTGGCTGGGGGGACACAACGGATCCACCCTACCTCTGCTCTATACAAACTGGAACAGGCATCAGCCAG tCAGTGCAGGTGGCTGTGTGGCTATGACAGGCGGCCAGGCCTTGGGTCACTGGGAAGTGAAGGACTGCAAATCCCAGAAGGCCTTGTCAGTGTGTAAACAGAGCATCAGTGGTTACCAGGAGGTCCTGTTCCCCACAGTCCATATTGACGCTTACGCCCCCTGTCCTCCAGGCTGGGAATCACACTCCGGCCTGCTCCACTGTTACAAG GCGTTCCACAGTGAGAAGGTCCTGATGAAGCGGTCGTGGGAAGACGCTGACTTCTTCTGCCAGGCTCTAGGAGCTCAGCTGGCCAGCTTCCACCACTACAAGGAGCAGGTCTTTGTCAAAGGACTCCTCCACTCCATGTTTGATGG AACAGAGGGTCGTTGGTTCTGGGTGGGCTTGAATAAGAGAGACCCCCAGTCAGCAGGAGCCTGGGAGTGGTCTGACGGGACCCCCGCGGTGTCCTCCTTCATAGAGGATAAGAACGAGGAGGATGACAGACATAGCTGTGCTGTGTACAGCGACCTGACCAACACCCTCCTGCCACAGCCCTGCGACACCAAGCACGAGTGGATCTGCAAGGTTCCCAGAG GTATGGAGCTGAACAAACCATACTGGTATAATGACC AGAACGAGCCCTGGGTGTTCTACAGAGGAGCAGAGTATCTGCTGGCCAAGCAGCCTTTTCCCTGGGAGGATGTTAACCTGGCCTGTATGATGATGGGCGCCCACTTGCTGTCTGTCCACTCTAAAGAGGAGCTCCGATTCATCAGAGAGCGCATGGGGAag CTCTCATTGGGGTCGACTGACTGGTGGATAGGGCTGTCCACGGACCTCGTGAGGGAAGAGTTCAG ttggaGTGATGAGTCCGCTGTGGATTATCAGAATTGGGCAGAAGGAAGCTCCCATGATGCCCCAGTGAAACAGAAACAGTGTGTGACCATGTCCTCTATCTCAG GTCAGTGGTCGGTGGGTGAGTGTGGCAGTCTCCATGCTCACGTATGTAAGCGCCGGACCGTGTCCGTGGTGGAGACTCCCAGAGAGCCTCACTACCTCGGAGGCTGTCCAGAGAGATGGCTCTACTTCGGACACAAG TGTTTCCTGCTGCACCTTCCCAACAGTTCTGAGGAGGGGAAGAGCTGGAGAGATTCCCAGTCTATCTGCTCCTCTTTCCAAGGCACGCTGGTCGCCATCGAAGACGAGATCGAGCAAGCGTACATCACCATGCTGCTCCAGGGCAGGACAGTGGGCGTTTGGATTGGTCTACGGGATGAGGACACCATGAAATGGACCAATGGGAAACCTGTCAGCTACACCAACTGGTCTCCTGTAGAACCCAAGAACCCTCTGACG GACGAGTGGCTGAGCGGGCCCCTGGGCGGGGACGATCCTCTGTGCACGGTGCTCTCCAACAGCCACAACTTCCACCTGACAGGGAAGTGGTTTGACGAGAAGTGCACAGAAAGTGGATATGGCTTTGTCTGTCAGAAACCCCAAG ACGCAGCTAAACCCCCATCCCACTCCTACCTCCACCCTCTCCCTGACAATATTGAGTACAAGAACCGCAGATACAGGGTTGTCCGTGGCAACATGAGCTGGTACGAGGCGCTGCATATGTGCTTAGAGTCTGAGTCTGAGCTGGTGAGCGTTACCGACCCCTTCCACCAGGCTTTCCTTACTGTCCTTGTCAATAGATTGGCATTCCCCCACTGGATTGGACTGTATAGTCAAGAC tccatgTCTTTCTTTCAAAGCATGGGGATTTCATCTTGGCGACTGTTCACAGCATGTTCGCACCATATCATAACCAAATGTATCTGA
- the LOC115179770 gene encoding secretory phospholipase A2 receptor isoform X6, with amino-acid sequence MLPLLPRRDLGAVTLRLPKLSESSSGEKQPRNCCLFIPQLVVEMRIYLSRCTESLGVLLLICAIVFVNNCDCVTEDDVVLEKKDLSELYNKGMFILESTQLKRCISSNLVLESCERPTRHMLWKWVSRHRLFNLGSSLCLGLNISDSTQPLDTFECDSPLRTLWWRCNGNTLYGASQLKLSVAGRLVVVKRSSYHQWRRYSTPGEGPCAYPYEEIHTLLGNAHGMPCALPFKYNNKWYSECTAEGREDHHRWCATTSRYDQDEKWGFCPSQELGCDTFWDSNQESRACYQFNLYTILTWSQAYSSCLAQGGSLLSITDLTEQMYIRERLADVGVMVWIGLNHLSERTGWQWSDGAPLALVNFTSGLSSSPLQDNRQCGVYNSASGGHQWQSLSCESALPYICKKTPNDTRRAEPLDNWLHYRTVCSEGWLAHNRYCYKALAEAEAGSWEDSSAACNSVGANLTSLHSLSEVELLLGLLANVSGSGSEVWIGLIKKLSSSAVEWSDGSPVDLTLWHGHHPKHSNSQLCAKTDVKEGNWLLAPCDEKLPAVCRRAGLLPLHPTGTWDEGCPEDWMRKGHSCYMVTSHEQSYEDAVKGYYCKAPLVTVENRFEQAFLNSLVNEMGTNGRVYYWTALQDQGNHGEYSWLGGHNGSTLPLLYTNWNRHQPVSAGGCVAMTGGQALGHWEVKDCKSQKALSVCKQSISGYQEVLFPTVHIDAYAPCPPGWESHSGLLHCYKAFHSEKVLMKRSWEDADFFCQALGAQLASFHHYKEQVFVKGLLHSMFDGTEGRWFWVGLNKRDPQSAGAWEWSDGTPAVSSFIEDKNEEDDRHSCAVYSDLTNTLLPQPCDTKHEWICKVPRGMELNKPYWYNDQNEPWVFYRGAEYLLAKQPFPWEDVNLACMMMGAHLLSVHSKEELRFIRERMGKLSLGSTDWWIGLSTDLVREEFSWSDESAVDYQNWAEGSSHDAPVKQKQCVTMSSISGQWSVGECGSLHAHVCKRRTVSVVETPREPHYLGGCPERWLYFGHKCFLLHLPNSSEEGKSWRDSQSICSSFQGTLVAIEDEIEQAYITMLLQGRTVGVWIGLRDEDTMKWTNGKPVSYTNWSPVEPKNPLTDEWLSGPLGGDDPLCTVLSNSHNFHLTGKWFDEKCTESGYGFVCQKPQDAAKPPSHSYLHPLPDNIEYKNRRYRVVRGNMSWYEALHMCLESESELSMSFFQSMGISSWRLFTACSHHIITKCI; translated from the exons ATGCTTCCTTTACTACCCCGCAGAGACCTTGGGGCCGTGACGTTGCGATTACCCAAACTTTCAGAAAGTTCTTCAGGAGAAAAACAACCACGGAACTGTTGCCTTTTTATCCCGCAACTTGTCGTCGAAATGAGAATATATTTATCACGCTGTACAGAATCTTTAGGAGTGCTCTTGTTAATCTGTGCAATAGTGTTTGTGAACAACTGCGACTGTGTGACTGAAGACGATGTGGTGTTGGAGAAAAAAGATCTTTCCGAACTCTACA ACAAGGGTATGTTCATCTTGGAGAGTACCCAGTTGAAGCGCTGCATCTCCTCtaacctggtcctggagagctgtGAGAGGCCCACCCGCCATATGCTGTGGAAGTGGGTGTCTCGCCACCGTCTCTTCAATCTGGGTAGCAGCCTCTGTCTGGGCCTGAACATCAGCGACTCCACCCAGCCCCTGGACACCTTCGAGTGTGACTCACCCCTCCGGACCCTGTGGTGGAGGTGCAATGGGAACACGTTGTACGGGGCGTCCCAGCTGAAGCTGTCCGTGGCTGGACGCCTGGTGGTGGTCAAGAGGTCCAGTTATCATCAGTGGAGGAGGTATTCAACACCGGGGGAGGGGCCATGTGCCTATCCTTATGAGG AGATCCACACGCTGTTGGGTAATGCCCACGGCATGCCTTGTGCCCTGCCGTTCAAATACAACAACAAGTGGTACTCGGAGTGCACGGCAGAGGGGCGCGAGGACCACCATCGCTGGTGTGCCACCACCAGTCGATACGACCAGGATGAGAAATGGGGCTTCTGTCCCAGTCAAG AGTTGGGCTGCGATACGTTCTGGGACTCGAACCAGGAGAGCCGTGCGTGTTACCAGTTCAACCTGTACACCATCCTGACGTGGAGCCAGGCCTACTCCTCCTGCCTGGCCCAGGGAGGAAGTCTACTCAGCATCACTGACCTCACTGAACAGATGTACATCAGAG AGCGGTTGGCTGACGTGGGGGTGATGGTGTGGATCGGACTGAACCACCTGAGTGAGAGAACAGGGTGGCAGTGGTCTGATGGAGCTCCTCTAGCCTTGGTCAACTTCACCTCAG GCCTATCATCCAGCCCTCTGCAGGACAacaggcagtgtggagtgtataACTCAGCCTCGGGGGGGCACCAGTGGCAGAGTCTGTCCTGTGAGTCTGCTCTACCCTACATCTGTAAGAAGACCCCCAATGACACCAGGAGAGCTGAGCCTCTAG ATAACTGGCTGCACTACCGCACGGTGTGTTCTGAGGGCTGGCTGGCCCACAACCGTTACTGCTACAAAGCCCTGGCTGAGGCTGAGGCAGGGAGCTGGGAGGACTCCTCCGCTGCCTGTAACTCCGTAGGGGCCAACCTCACCAGCCTACACTCTCTATCTGAGGTAGAGCTGCTGCTGGGCCTGCTGGCTAACG tCTCAGGGTCTGGCTCAGAGGTGTGGATCGGCCTGATAAAGAAGCTATCGTCTTCAGCTGTAGAGTGGTCTGACGGCTCCCCAGTCGACCTCACTCTCTGGCACGGGCACCATCCTAAACATAGCAACAGTCAGCTCTGTGCCAAGACGGACGTAAAG GAAGGGAACTGGCTGTTGGCACCATGCGATGAGAAGCTCCCTGCAGTGTGTAGGAGAGCAGGACTACTACCCCTACACCCCACTGGAACATGGGACGAGGGCTGTCCTgag GATTGGATGCGGAAGGGCCACTCTTGCTACATGGTGACGAGCCATGAGCAGAGCTATGAAGACGCTGTCAAGGGTTACTACTGCAAGGCTCCTCTGGTCACAGTGGAAAACAG GTTTGAGCAGGCCTTTCTGAACAGCTTGGTAAATGAGATGGGAACCAACggtagggtatattactggacGGCCCTACAGGACCAGGGTAACCATGGAGAGTACAGCTGGCTGGGGGGACACAACGGATCCACCCTACCTCTGCTCTATACAAACTGGAACAGGCATCAGCCAG tCAGTGCAGGTGGCTGTGTGGCTATGACAGGCGGCCAGGCCTTGGGTCACTGGGAAGTGAAGGACTGCAAATCCCAGAAGGCCTTGTCAGTGTGTAAACAGAGCATCAGTGGTTACCAGGAGGTCCTGTTCCCCACAGTCCATATTGACGCTTACGCCCCCTGTCCTCCAGGCTGGGAATCACACTCCGGCCTGCTCCACTGTTACAAG GCGTTCCACAGTGAGAAGGTCCTGATGAAGCGGTCGTGGGAAGACGCTGACTTCTTCTGCCAGGCTCTAGGAGCTCAGCTGGCCAGCTTCCACCACTACAAGGAGCAGGTCTTTGTCAAAGGACTCCTCCACTCCATGTTTGATGG AACAGAGGGTCGTTGGTTCTGGGTGGGCTTGAATAAGAGAGACCCCCAGTCAGCAGGAGCCTGGGAGTGGTCTGACGGGACCCCCGCGGTGTCCTCCTTCATAGAGGATAAGAACGAGGAGGATGACAGACATAGCTGTGCTGTGTACAGCGACCTGACCAACACCCTCCTGCCACAGCCCTGCGACACCAAGCACGAGTGGATCTGCAAGGTTCCCAGAG GTATGGAGCTGAACAAACCATACTGGTATAATGACC AGAACGAGCCCTGGGTGTTCTACAGAGGAGCAGAGTATCTGCTGGCCAAGCAGCCTTTTCCCTGGGAGGATGTTAACCTGGCCTGTATGATGATGGGCGCCCACTTGCTGTCTGTCCACTCTAAAGAGGAGCTCCGATTCATCAGAGAGCGCATGGGGAag CTCTCATTGGGGTCGACTGACTGGTGGATAGGGCTGTCCACGGACCTCGTGAGGGAAGAGTTCAG ttggaGTGATGAGTCCGCTGTGGATTATCAGAATTGGGCAGAAGGAAGCTCCCATGATGCCCCAGTGAAACAGAAACAGTGTGTGACCATGTCCTCTATCTCAG GTCAGTGGTCGGTGGGTGAGTGTGGCAGTCTCCATGCTCACGTATGTAAGCGCCGGACCGTGTCCGTGGTGGAGACTCCCAGAGAGCCTCACTACCTCGGAGGCTGTCCAGAGAGATGGCTCTACTTCGGACACAAG TGTTTCCTGCTGCACCTTCCCAACAGTTCTGAGGAGGGGAAGAGCTGGAGAGATTCCCAGTCTATCTGCTCCTCTTTCCAAGGCACGCTGGTCGCCATCGAAGACGAGATCGAGCAAGCGTACATCACCATGCTGCTCCAGGGCAGGACAGTGGGCGTTTGGATTGGTCTACGGGATGAGGACACCATGAAATGGACCAATGGGAAACCTGTCAGCTACACCAACTGGTCTCCTGTAGAACCCAAGAACCCTCTGACG GACGAGTGGCTGAGCGGGCCCCTGGGCGGGGACGATCCTCTGTGCACGGTGCTCTCCAACAGCCACAACTTCCACCTGACAGGGAAGTGGTTTGACGAGAAGTGCACAGAAAGTGGATATGGCTTTGTCTGTCAGAAACCCCAAG ACGCAGCTAAACCCCCATCCCACTCCTACCTCCACCCTCTCCCTGACAATATTGAGTACAAGAACCGCAGATACAGGGTTGTCCGTGGCAACATGAGCTGGTACGAGGCGCTGCATATGTGCTTAGAGTCTGAGTCTGAGCTG tccatgTCTTTCTTTCAAAGCATGGGGATTTCATCTTGGCGACTGTTCACAGCATGTTCGCACCATATCATAACCAAATGTATCTGA